A genomic region of Bernardetia sp. ABR2-2B contains the following coding sequences:
- a CDS encoding YigZ family protein, whose amino-acid sequence MIDTFLTIKEPSEGEYKEKGSKFIAFAFQVKTEEEVKERLEEIRKKYYDARHHCYAYQLGQDGELWRANDDGEPNHSAGTPILNQIKSFNVTDTLVIVIRYFGGTKLGVSGLINAYKTSTWEALENAEIEEKIITETVSFSFEYLGMNDVMKLIKDYDLEIAEQEFTNTCQIKLSVRLKVLEEVEAKLRDIKEVKMN is encoded by the coding sequence ATGATTGACACATTTTTAACAATAAAAGAACCTTCAGAAGGAGAATACAAAGAAAAAGGAAGCAAGTTTATAGCCTTTGCATTTCAGGTCAAGACAGAAGAGGAAGTAAAAGAACGACTAGAAGAAATAAGAAAAAAATACTACGATGCTCGTCATCATTGTTATGCCTACCAATTAGGACAAGACGGAGAGCTTTGGAGAGCCAACGACGACGGAGAACCCAACCATTCAGCAGGAACACCTATTTTAAATCAGATAAAATCCTTTAATGTTACAGATACTTTAGTTATCGTAATTAGGTATTTCGGAGGAACAAAACTAGGTGTAAGTGGTCTCATAAATGCGTATAAAACTTCTACTTGGGAAGCCTTAGAGAATGCAGAAATTGAAGAGAAAATCATCACAGAAACGGTCTCTTTTTCCTTTGAGTATTTGGGAATGAATGATGTGATGAAACTAATAAAGGATTATGACTTAGAGATAGCAGAACAAGAGTTTACCAACACTTGCCAAATAAAATTATCTGTTCGTTTGAAAGTTTTGGAAGAGGTAGAGGCAAAATTAAGGGATATAAAAGAAGTGAAAATGAATTAA
- the hutI gene encoding imidazolonepropionase, translating into MKTKSTLFLNIKSLVQVEKQRQKTPSFRAGKQMQELPSIENAFLFVENGKIKEFGKMQEMNDEQKAFWLDNTEIEKIDASGKFVLPSFVDSHTHIVYAGSREKEFEDRINGLTYEEIAKRGGGILNSAKKLQQTSEEELYEAAHQRLLEMIGFGTGAAEIKSGYGLTLNDELKMLRVIQKLKEISPIEIKATFLGAHAFPKEISRESYMDLLVNEMIPQVADENLADYCDVFCDRGFFTVEETDRILNVATKYGLKAKLHANELDTSGGVQIGVKHSARSVDHLEHMGEDEINSLLNSAKNNNQTMPTLLPSTAFFLRLEYAPARKLIESGLPVSLATDYNPGSSPSGNMPFVLSLSCIHMQMTPEEVINAATLNAAYAIELEKTHGVIRKNTDANLILTKKIPSLAFLPYSFGSNLIEQVFVGGNRV; encoded by the coding sequence ATGAAAACTAAATCAACCTTATTCCTAAATATCAAATCATTAGTTCAAGTAGAAAAGCAACGCCAAAAAACACCTTCGTTTCGTGCAGGAAAACAAATGCAAGAACTGCCAAGCATCGAAAATGCTTTTCTTTTTGTAGAAAATGGGAAAATTAAGGAGTTTGGCAAAATGCAGGAAATGAACGATGAGCAGAAAGCATTTTGGCTAGATAATACAGAGATAGAAAAAATAGATGCCTCAGGAAAATTTGTCTTACCTTCTTTCGTAGATTCTCATACGCATATCGTTTATGCAGGAAGCCGTGAAAAAGAATTTGAAGACCGAATAAATGGCTTGACTTACGAAGAAATAGCCAAAAGGGGAGGAGGAATACTCAATTCTGCCAAAAAACTACAACAAACATCAGAAGAAGAGTTATATGAAGCTGCTCATCAAAGACTTTTAGAAATGATAGGGTTTGGAACAGGAGCAGCCGAAATAAAAAGTGGTTACGGACTTACTTTAAACGATGAGTTGAAAATGTTGCGAGTAATCCAAAAGTTAAAAGAAATTTCCCCAATAGAAATAAAAGCTACTTTTTTGGGCGCACATGCTTTCCCAAAGGAAATTTCAAGAGAAAGTTATATGGATTTGCTTGTCAATGAGATGATTCCACAAGTAGCCGATGAAAACTTAGCCGATTATTGTGATGTTTTTTGCGATAGAGGATTTTTTACGGTAGAAGAAACTGATAGAATATTAAATGTAGCTACAAAATATGGGTTAAAAGCAAAACTACATGCCAACGAATTAGATACTTCTGGAGGTGTTCAAATAGGAGTAAAACATAGCGCAAGAAGTGTCGACCACCTAGAACATATGGGAGAAGACGAGATAAATTCTCTTCTTAATTCTGCTAAAAATAATAATCAAACTATGCCAACACTTTTACCAAGTACAGCTTTTTTCTTGCGTTTGGAATATGCTCCTGCTAGAAAACTGATTGAGAGTGGTCTGCCTGTTTCATTGGCAACAGACTACAACCCAGGAAGTTCTCCGTCTGGAAATATGCCTTTTGTGCTTTCACTTTCCTGTATTCATATGCAAATGACACCAGAGGAAGTCATTAATGCAGCTACATTAAATGCAGCTTATGCTATTGAGCTAGAAAAAACACATGGAGTTATTCGTAAAAATACAGATGCAAATTTGATTCTTACAAAAAAAATACCTTCACTTGCTTTTCTTCCCTATTCATTTGGTAGTAATTTGATTGAACAGGTTTTTGTTGGTGGAAATAGAGTTTAG
- a CDS encoding PAS domain S-box protein, translating to MESPKFNPLSTNSDTLTTNQFAWLAHLPVLVWQTNAELVVENIIGALLNKFEIDISRIIKKTVWELEEEDNQWIFSAQAHADVFLGSDFYSIVNHDDHFYRLQITALKEGNKLIGTAGMLTQINLGQPNEKAIDSTSDSTNDALIYKCAELLPSPTLIFSAVDNKIQVANETFLKSFKYDKENILNHSINLLISTTDLSQIRSRTRRRGTVRTFEMKMRRKEEGKFFWVKMAVQMMQIDNKKHFLLQFTDITKSRQNEDKWRSLIKFAPDYVLHVDLDGNIQYINRTPSETSISEMMGRNVYDLIMSDEKGKLQKIFEEVFESKNIGRFESLFYNYATKSRTTWLSIRIAPMVTDDEVTGFALIASDITKAKQNQEQLRQSESKNKALLDTIPDQMFLLAEDGTILDYKADQQDFYNLKNPINKKIGDVFLLMVSGKVEKTIQKTLSTKKPQSIQYNHLTSGNELLHLEARMNLSTQGEILMIVRNITEQKRNEEAIVKNKQEYKQLLNNIDEIVYAVGINPNTGTYQLTFVSEHLQSVLNYPLDFFDRGFIPWMRVIHPEDRRHVIETMQQAVLRQTKVSRTFKILHHTEKKYLWLEERINPQVDNLGNLTGFLGVARDITQEKIAKEENQRLISLIGSSHELIGLTNKNGTIKFINEAGKELLGIEDKTTIKNQKIEKIIGTNILEYFTRSSQEKIKMEVFQFPRNESWETELRIINRRKYMPLDVAVSFFPIKLNETHEATSIAVVMRDISERKRSERKIKQSEQKYRTLIDTMREGIIVLNSKDEIVYVNERVLELLGHVQGELIGKTIDKLLFAKEIDTESHAAIQNRIKIKPEQYELQLRRKSGDSLWAWISSNPIKADQVESLGTILAVADVNSLKIAQNEIVSVNKEMEQLLYRASHDLKGPISSVEGVLNLFRIEKSEDTTVQQYTNMIETSVKKLSELIKDLTKVSSIKQGKLNMKVIDFKQLIDNIIPTFSFYENYQNIEFKININCKKEFSTDESLLYTIIQNFIENGIKYSKRSFDNSFVQVTVKDTATGIEMEFLDNGIGIPKQYQATIFDMFIRASEQAKGSGLGLYIVHNAIKKLKGTIHLESEEYAGSIFTVNLPCIES from the coding sequence ATGGAAAGTCCAAAATTCAATCCACTTTCAACAAATTCAGATACCTTAACTACTAACCAATTTGCTTGGTTGGCTCATCTGCCTGTGTTAGTTTGGCAAACGAATGCCGAGCTTGTAGTAGAAAATATTATTGGTGCTTTATTAAATAAGTTTGAAATAGATATTTCAAGAATTATCAAAAAAACAGTTTGGGAACTAGAAGAAGAAGATAATCAATGGATTTTTTCTGCTCAAGCTCATGCTGATGTTTTTCTAGGAAGTGATTTTTATTCTATTGTTAATCATGATGACCATTTTTATCGACTTCAAATTACAGCCTTAAAAGAAGGCAATAAATTAATAGGAACAGCAGGAATGCTTACTCAAATTAATTTGGGGCAACCTAATGAAAAAGCTATTGATTCTACCTCTGACTCTACCAATGATGCATTAATTTATAAATGTGCTGAACTTTTGCCTTCACCTACTCTTATTTTTTCGGCAGTAGATAATAAAATACAAGTAGCTAACGAAACCTTTTTAAAATCCTTTAAGTACGATAAAGAGAATATTCTGAATCACTCTATTAATCTTTTAATAAGCACTACTGATTTGTCTCAAATTCGTAGTCGTACACGTAGAAGAGGAACTGTAAGAACCTTTGAGATGAAGATGAGAAGGAAAGAAGAAGGCAAATTCTTTTGGGTCAAAATGGCTGTTCAGATGATGCAAATTGATAATAAAAAACATTTTTTACTTCAGTTTACAGACATTACAAAAAGCCGTCAGAATGAAGATAAATGGCGTTCACTTATCAAATTTGCACCTGACTATGTTTTACATGTTGATTTAGATGGAAATATACAGTATATCAATCGTACTCCAAGTGAAACTTCTATTTCGGAAATGATGGGTAGGAATGTCTATGATCTAATTATGTCTGATGAAAAAGGAAAATTACAAAAAATATTTGAGGAGGTTTTTGAAAGCAAAAATATAGGGCGTTTTGAAAGTCTTTTTTATAATTATGCTACTAAATCTCGTACTACGTGGCTCAGTATCAGAATTGCTCCTATGGTCACTGATGATGAAGTTACAGGTTTTGCTCTCATTGCTTCAGATATAACAAAAGCAAAACAAAATCAAGAACAGCTTAGGCAAAGCGAATCTAAAAATAAAGCTTTATTAGATACCATTCCAGACCAAATGTTTTTACTTGCCGAAGATGGAACTATCTTAGACTATAAAGCTGATCAACAAGATTTTTATAACCTTAAAAATCCTATCAATAAGAAAATAGGAGATGTTTTTTTATTAATGGTTTCTGGCAAAGTCGAAAAAACTATTCAAAAAACATTATCAACAAAAAAACCACAGTCAATACAATATAACCATTTAACAAGTGGTAATGAGTTACTTCATTTAGAAGCTCGGATGAACCTTAGTACACAAGGCGAAATACTTATGATTGTGAGAAATATCACGGAGCAAAAACGAAATGAAGAAGCAATCGTAAAAAATAAACAAGAGTACAAACAACTGCTTAATAATATTGATGAGATTGTGTATGCTGTTGGAATAAACCCAAATACAGGAACATACCAACTTACTTTTGTGAGTGAACACTTGCAGTCTGTTCTTAATTATCCTCTTGATTTTTTTGATAGAGGTTTTATTCCTTGGATGCGTGTCATTCATCCTGAAGATAGAAGGCATGTAATAGAAACAATGCAACAAGCAGTTTTGAGACAAACCAAGGTTTCACGTACTTTCAAAATTTTGCACCATACAGAAAAAAAATACTTATGGCTTGAAGAACGTATCAATCCACAGGTAGATAACCTTGGTAATCTAACTGGCTTTTTGGGAGTGGCTAGAGATATTACACAAGAGAAAATTGCAAAAGAAGAAAATCAGAGGCTCATCTCTCTCATTGGAAGTAGCCACGAACTTATTGGTTTGACTAATAAAAATGGCACCATAAAATTCATAAATGAGGCAGGTAAAGAACTCTTAGGTATAGAGGACAAAACTACCATAAAAAATCAAAAAATAGAAAAAATAATAGGTACAAATATTTTAGAATATTTTACTCGTTCTTCACAAGAAAAAATAAAAATGGAAGTTTTTCAATTCCCTAGAAATGAATCTTGGGAAACAGAACTTCGAATAATTAATAGAAGGAAATACATGCCGCTGGATGTCGCTGTTTCTTTTTTTCCTATAAAACTAAATGAAACCCATGAAGCGACCTCTATTGCTGTTGTGATGCGTGATATTAGTGAACGCAAACGCTCAGAGAGAAAGATAAAACAGAGCGAACAAAAATATAGAACACTCATTGATACGATGCGTGAAGGAATTATTGTTTTGAATAGTAAAGATGAAATTGTATATGTAAATGAGCGAGTTTTGGAGCTTTTAGGACACGTTCAAGGTGAGTTAATTGGAAAAACAATTGATAAACTCCTTTTTGCAAAAGAAATTGATACTGAATCACATGCTGCAATCCAAAATCGAATAAAAATAAAACCAGAGCAATATGAACTTCAGTTGCGCAGAAAATCAGGAGATAGTCTTTGGGCGTGGATAAGCAGTAACCCTATAAAAGCTGACCAAGTAGAATCTTTAGGTACTATTTTGGCAGTTGCAGACGTAAACTCACTCAAAATAGCTCAAAATGAAATCGTTTCTGTCAATAAAGAAATGGAGCAGTTACTTTATCGTGCTTCTCATGACCTAAAAGGTCCTATTAGCTCAGTGGAAGGAGTTCTAAATCTATTCAGGATAGAAAAAAGTGAAGACACAACTGTTCAACAATATACAAATATGATAGAAACTTCTGTCAAAAAACTTAGCGAACTAATTAAGGATTTGACTAAAGTATCTTCTATTAAGCAGGGAAAATTAAATATGAAAGTAATTGATTTCAAGCAACTTATTGATAATATTATCCCTACTTTTTCTTTTTATGAAAACTACCAAAACATAGAGTTTAAAATAAATATAAACTGCAAGAAGGAGTTCTCTACAGATGAGAGTTTGCTTTATACTATCATTCAGAATTTTATAGAAAATGGCATTAAATATTCAAAACGCTCTTTTGATAACTCATTTGTGCAGGTTACAGTAAAAGATACAGCAACAGGAATTGAAATGGAATTTTTAGATAATGGTATTGGTATTCCGAAGCAATATCAAGCTACTATTTTTGATATGTTTATTCGTGCCAGTGAACAAGCTAAGGGAAGTGGTTTAGGGTTATATATTGTTCATAATGCTATCAAAAAACTAAAAGGAACAATTCATTTAGAAAGTGAAGAATATGCAGGTTCTATTTTTACAGTCAATTTACCTTGTATTGAATCGTAA
- a CDS encoding GlsB/YeaQ/YmgE family stress response membrane protein codes for MGFFWSIIIGILAGFIAGKLMRGKGLGLIVNLIVGIIGASIGGWIFTKLNIMVEAGFVGSLITSTVGAVVLLFVIGIFTGGNRKR; via the coding sequence ATGGGATTTTTTTGGTCAATTATTATCGGAATCTTGGCAGGTTTTATTGCTGGTAAGCTTATGCGTGGAAAAGGTTTGGGCTTGATTGTTAATTTAATTGTCGGAATTATTGGTGCTTCTATTGGAGGTTGGATTTTTACAAAACTCAATATTATGGTAGAAGCAGGATTTGTAGGAAGCCTCATTACTTCAACAGTAGGAGCTGTAGTCTTACTTTTTGTAATAGGAATTTTTACTGGAGGGAATAGGAAAAGATAG
- a CDS encoding amidohydrolase family protein — MQNSKNQLLIAFLVLFVSVFSYQKTFAQQTFYTNGITDERNNTVYAFTNATIYTDYQTKISDATLVIKDGKILEVGTSVTIPKGAIIQDLKGKIIYPSFIDLYSDYGMPTIEKTKRGAWWQLQLNPKTPYAFGNNEAVKAHHKASEMFNPKDKSAEKEAESLRKLGFGATLSNQQDGIVRGTSALVFLGNGTANEQLYKIDAAAGLSFNKGSSSQSYPTSLMGSMALLRQTYLDGKWYSTGAGKDKNLTLSAWNTLQNLPQIFEVDDKMNAIRADRLGDEFGKQYIFKGSGDEYQAVDLIKNTNASFIIPLNFPNAFDINDPLDAQFISFTALKHWEYAASNAAILEKAGVNFAFTTDGLKDKSKFLEHLRKAVGAGLSKTAALKALTYTPANLIGEENNLGTLKKGAIANFIIASGDFFLSKTKIHQNWVKGQKNEIVPFPNSSYAGIYDLTLEEEGKPKLYKLEVSGEEDNLDYKIIDGKDTLKAKATYEKGIFALQFSPQNQTEATRLTGWYDSEGKYWEGSTRTAGGKWISWNAKNSDSNMKINQAIGDAPKVDSTLQAFKPIFPFAPYAFQTQPKAETVLIKNATVWTNEADGEAKGILENTDVLLVNGKISKVGKNLSAPKGAKTIDGTGKHLTSGIIDEHSHIAISGGVNEGVYANSSEVRIGDVINPEDVNIYRHLAGGVVALQQLHGSANPIGGQSAVVKLRWGKTAEEMKIKGAPERIKFALGENVKHSNWAEYNRFPQSRMGVEQFLTDAFTRAKEYEAAKKANPNTTRTDLQMETLLEIINGERLISCHSYVASEILSTMRVAEKFGFKVNVFTHILEGYKVAPEMAKHGVAGSTFSDWWAYKYEVKDAIPYNAALMNQAGVLTSINSDDAEMGRRLNQEAAKTVKYGGVSPEEAWKFVTLNPAKMLGISDRTGSIKVGKDADVVLWSDNPLSVYAKAEKTFVDGILYFDRENDEKLRQELAVERERIIQKMISAKEGGAATTGIKFRKQHLWDCEEIDFDYWKTVNEGK, encoded by the coding sequence ATGCAAAATTCTAAAAATCAGCTTCTTATAGCCTTTTTAGTTTTGTTTGTGTCTGTGTTCTCCTATCAGAAAACGTTTGCACAACAAACATTTTATACGAATGGCATTACAGATGAGCGCAACAATACTGTCTATGCTTTCACAAATGCTACCATTTATACAGATTATCAAACTAAGATTTCTGATGCTACCTTAGTTATTAAAGACGGCAAAATATTGGAAGTCGGAACAAGCGTAACTATTCCCAAAGGAGCAATAATTCAAGACCTCAAAGGAAAAATAATCTATCCTTCTTTTATTGATTTGTATTCTGATTATGGAATGCCAACTATTGAAAAAACAAAAAGAGGAGCTTGGTGGCAACTGCAACTTAACCCCAAAACACCTTATGCTTTCGGCAACAATGAAGCCGTAAAAGCACATCATAAAGCAAGTGAAATGTTTAATCCAAAAGACAAATCAGCAGAAAAAGAAGCTGAAAGTTTGAGAAAGCTAGGTTTTGGAGCAACTCTTTCTAACCAGCAAGATGGAATTGTGAGAGGAACTTCTGCGCTTGTGTTCTTAGGAAATGGAACAGCAAATGAGCAGCTTTACAAAATAGACGCAGCAGCAGGACTTTCTTTTAATAAAGGTTCTTCTTCACAATCTTATCCTACTTCTTTGATGGGTTCGATGGCACTTTTGCGCCAAACATACCTTGATGGAAAATGGTATTCAACAGGAGCAGGAAAAGACAAAAACCTTACTCTTTCTGCTTGGAACACACTACAAAACCTTCCTCAAATCTTCGAAGTTGATGATAAAATGAATGCGATTCGTGCTGATAGACTAGGTGATGAGTTTGGAAAACAATATATTTTTAAAGGAAGTGGCGACGAATACCAAGCCGTTGATTTAATCAAAAATACAAATGCTTCTTTTATTATTCCTCTAAATTTCCCAAATGCTTTTGATATAAATGATCCTTTAGATGCTCAATTTATTTCATTTACAGCTCTCAAACATTGGGAATATGCAGCCTCAAATGCAGCTATTCTTGAAAAAGCAGGAGTTAATTTTGCTTTCACAACAGACGGACTAAAAGACAAGTCTAAGTTTTTGGAACATCTTAGAAAAGCAGTTGGTGCAGGTCTTTCCAAAACAGCAGCTCTAAAAGCTCTTACTTATACACCAGCCAATCTTATTGGAGAAGAAAATAATTTAGGAACTTTGAAAAAGGGTGCAATTGCTAACTTTATTATCGCTTCTGGGGATTTTTTTTTATCAAAAACAAAAATACATCAAAACTGGGTAAAAGGTCAAAAAAATGAAATTGTTCCTTTTCCTAACTCTTCGTATGCAGGAATTTATGATTTGACGTTGGAAGAAGAAGGCAAACCAAAACTTTATAAGTTGGAAGTTTCGGGAGAAGAAGATAACTTGGATTATAAAATCATTGATGGAAAAGATACACTGAAAGCAAAAGCAACCTATGAAAAAGGAATTTTTGCACTTCAATTTTCTCCTCAAAACCAAACAGAAGCTACTCGCCTTACAGGTTGGTACGATTCGGAAGGAAAATACTGGGAAGGCTCTACACGCACAGCAGGTGGTAAATGGATTTCGTGGAATGCCAAAAATTCAGATTCTAACATGAAAATTAATCAAGCAATTGGAGATGCACCAAAAGTAGATTCGACACTACAAGCCTTCAAACCAATTTTTCCATTTGCTCCTTATGCGTTTCAAACACAACCAAAAGCTGAAACTGTTTTGATAAAAAATGCTACGGTTTGGACAAATGAAGCCGATGGTGAAGCAAAAGGAATACTGGAAAATACAGATGTTTTACTTGTTAATGGAAAAATAAGTAAAGTAGGAAAAAATCTTTCTGCACCAAAAGGAGCAAAAACAATTGATGGAACAGGAAAACACCTCACAAGTGGAATCATTGACGAACATTCTCATATCGCAATCTCTGGTGGTGTAAATGAAGGTGTGTATGCAAACAGTTCGGAAGTTAGGATTGGAGATGTTATCAATCCAGAAGATGTAAATATTTATCGTCATTTGGCTGGTGGCGTTGTGGCTCTACAACAGTTACATGGTTCTGCAAACCCAATTGGAGGGCAGTCTGCTGTGGTAAAATTACGTTGGGGAAAAACAGCCGAAGAAATGAAAATCAAAGGCGCACCAGAGCGAATCAAATTTGCATTGGGAGAGAATGTAAAACATTCGAATTGGGCAGAATATAATCGTTTTCCACAATCAAGAATGGGAGTTGAGCAGTTTCTGACAGATGCGTTTACGAGAGCAAAAGAGTATGAAGCAGCCAAAAAAGCAAATCCAAACACAACAAGAACAGATTTGCAAATGGAAACTCTTTTAGAAATCATTAATGGAGAACGTCTTATTTCTTGCCATTCTTATGTTGCTTCCGAAATTCTTTCTACGATGCGTGTGGCTGAAAAATTCGGTTTTAAAGTAAATGTATTTACGCATATTTTGGAGGGCTATAAAGTTGCTCCTGAAATGGCGAAACACGGCGTTGCTGGTTCTACTTTTTCGGATTGGTGGGCATACAAATATGAGGTAAAAGATGCCATTCCATACAATGCAGCACTTATGAATCAAGCTGGAGTCCTGACTTCAATTAATTCTGACGATGCCGAAATGGGTAGAAGACTAAACCAAGAGGCTGCCAAAACTGTAAAATATGGAGGTGTTTCTCCAGAAGAGGCGTGGAAGTTTGTTACTCTTAATCCTGCAAAAATGTTAGGGATTTCTGACCGAACAGGAAGTATCAAAGTAGGAAAAGATGCTGATGTTGTTTTATGGTCTGATAATCCTTTGTCAGTTTATGCAAAAGCTGAAAAAACATTTGTTGATGGTATTCTTTATTTCGACAGAGAAAATGATGAGAAATTACGTCAAGAATTAGCTGTTGAACGTGAGAGAATTATTCAAAAAATGATTTCAGCAAAAGAAGGTGGCGCAGCAACAACAGGAATAAAGTTTAGAAAGCAACATTTATGGGATTGTGAAGAAATAGATTTTGATTATTGGAAAACTGTAAATGAAGGAAAGTAA
- a CDS encoding ABC-F family ATP-binding cassette domain-containing protein yields the protein MAAINLISGEHLSKTYGDRFLFNDLNFGISQGEKVALVGKNGAGKSTLLKILAKITMPDKGDVSLRQGVRVGYLAQDPDLPENKTIWEAIVQADSPTITAIRNYENAILPENIEDAERMEKAMNEMERLDAWAYDAKIKEITSKLGLEDTQKSIAQLSGGQKKRVALAKLLLDEPDLWLLDEPTNHLDLATIEWLENYWASANTTLLLITHDRYFLDKICNRIFELDNGHIYRYEANYGQFLELKSERVAQAHTEADKAYQHMKKELDWIRRQPKARGTKAKYRVEAFEGIKEKASNRPEGNNMDIQFGSKRQGKKIIELHDVSFDFQSDRGRQKILDNFNYKFVRGERIGIIGKNGAGKSTFLSLLTGALEPTKGHIEKGENTHFGYYTQMPPSFDDSMRVIEVIQQIGEVATISEESKHQVSASQLLTQFNFPPAQQYKNVGTLSGGEKRRLQLLQILIKMPNFLILDEPTNDLDLQTLSVLEEFLSNYGGCLILVSHDRYFLDNLVEHLFVFEGEGEIRDFNGNYTDYREEEAEKLKESQNKPSNKNAHSIAPVKTNTSNKLSFKEKQELEQLEKDIEKLTKQKAELVALMNSGETDYDKISKWSSEMETIVDSLDEKEMRWLELSERE from the coding sequence ATGGCAGCAATTAACCTCATTTCGGGAGAACACCTTTCAAAAACGTATGGAGATAGATTCCTTTTCAATGATTTGAATTTTGGAATTTCCCAAGGTGAAAAAGTAGCTTTGGTAGGTAAAAATGGAGCAGGAAAATCTACGCTTTTGAAGATTTTAGCCAAAATAACGATGCCCGATAAAGGAGACGTTAGTTTGAGACAAGGTGTGAGAGTAGGTTATTTGGCTCAAGACCCAGATTTGCCTGAAAACAAAACGATTTGGGAAGCGATTGTACAGGCTGATAGTCCAACTATCACAGCGATTCGTAATTACGAAAATGCCATTTTGCCTGAAAATATAGAGGATGCTGAGAGAATGGAAAAAGCAATGAACGAAATGGAACGTTTGGATGCTTGGGCGTATGATGCTAAAATAAAAGAAATTACTTCAAAATTAGGTTTAGAAGATACACAAAAATCAATTGCACAACTTTCTGGTGGACAGAAAAAGCGTGTTGCTCTTGCAAAACTACTTTTAGATGAGCCTGATTTGTGGCTTTTGGATGAGCCTACCAACCATTTGGATTTGGCAACTATCGAATGGCTAGAAAATTATTGGGCTTCTGCCAACACAACGTTACTGCTGATTACTCACGATAGATACTTTTTGGATAAAATTTGTAACCGTATTTTTGAGTTGGATAACGGTCATATTTATCGTTACGAGGCAAATTATGGACAGTTCTTGGAGCTAAAGTCAGAAAGAGTTGCACAAGCACACACCGAGGCAGATAAGGCATACCAACACATGAAAAAGGAGTTGGACTGGATTAGAAGACAGCCAAAAGCACGAGGAACAAAGGCAAAATATAGAGTAGAAGCTTTTGAAGGAATAAAAGAAAAGGCTAGTAATCGTCCAGAGGGAAATAATATGGATATTCAATTTGGGTCAAAACGCCAAGGAAAGAAAATTATTGAACTTCACGATGTGAGTTTTGACTTTCAAAGTGATAGAGGAAGACAGAAAATTCTTGATAACTTTAATTATAAGTTTGTACGAGGAGAGCGAATAGGAATTATTGGTAAGAATGGAGCAGGAAAATCTACTTTTCTTTCTCTTTTGACAGGTGCATTAGAGCCAACAAAAGGACATATTGAAAAAGGAGAAAATACTCATTTTGGTTATTATACGCAGATGCCACCTTCTTTTGATGATTCTATGCGAGTGATTGAAGTCATTCAACAGATTGGAGAAGTAGCAACAATTTCAGAAGAGAGTAAACATCAAGTTTCAGCTTCACAACTTTTGACGCAATTTAATTTTCCACCAGCACAACAGTATAAAAATGTAGGTACACTTTCTGGAGGAGAAAAAAGACGTTTGCAGCTTTTACAGATTTTGATAAAGATGCCTAACTTCTTAATTCTTGATGAGCCTACCAATGATTTGGATTTGCAAACGCTTTCTGTTTTGGAAGAATTTTTATCTAATTATGGAGGTTGCTTGATTTTGGTTTCTCATGATAGGTATTTCTTAGATAATTTAGTAGAACATCTTTTTGTGTTCGAAGGAGAAGGAGAAATTAGAGATTTTAATGGAAATTATACTGATTATAGAGAAGAAGAAGCCGAAAAGCTCAAAGAGTCTCAAAATAAGCCTTCTAATAAAAATGCTCATTCGATTGCACCAGTAAAAACAAATACTTCTAACAAACTAAGTTTCAAAGAAAAACAAGAACTTGAACAACTAGAGAAAGATATTGAAAAACTAACTAAACAGAAAGCAGAACTAGTTGCTCTTATGAATAGTGGAGAAACAGATTATGACAAAATTTCGAAGTGGAGTTCTGAAATGGAAACTATTGTTGATTCACTTGATGAAAAGGAAATGCGTTGGTTGGAACTCTCTGAAAGAGAATAG